In one window of Thermodesulfobacteriota bacterium DNA:
- a CDS encoding 4Fe-4S single cluster domain-containing protein, protein MDSTLLNIHAILPGSRVNGPGLRLVVFFQGCLRGCDGCFNPATHSFEEKELLPAASLIDGRMAPGVEGLTVSGGEPFLQPRGLRELLAAARARGLSTLVYTGFTLEELEAGLLTRECLPLIDVLVDGPYRIDMPEKTLLPRGSTNQRFHFLTDRYSLNDLMLPGRVELFISGDGTVKETGFGSLTRTVL, encoded by the coding sequence ATGGACAGCACCCTTCTTAACATACACGCCATTCTGCCCGGCTCCAGGGTGAACGGCCCCGGCCTGCGGCTCGTCGTCTTTTTCCAGGGCTGCCTTAGGGGATGCGACGGCTGCTTCAACCCTGCCACGCACTCCTTCGAGGAAAAGGAGCTTTTGCCCGCGGCCTCGCTCATCGACGGGCGCATGGCGCCGGGTGTCGAGGGCTTGACCGTAAGCGGCGGCGAGCCGTTCCTCCAGCCCCGGGGCCTAAGGGAGCTCCTTGCCGCCGCAAGGGCCAGGGGCCTTTCGACGCTCGTATACACAGGCTTTACGCTCGAAGAGCTTGAGGCCGGCCTTCTCACGAGGGAATGCCTCCCGCTCATAGACGTCCTTGTGGACGGGCCTTATCGAATTGACATGCCCGAGAAGACGCTCCTCCCGCGGGGCTCCACGAACCAGAGGTTCCATTTCCTTACCGACCGGTACTCCTTGAACGACCTCATGCTGCCCGGCAGGGTCGAGCTGTTCATCTCCGGCGACGGGACCGTGAAGGAGACCGGGTTCGGCAGCCTGACCCGGACGGTTTTATGA
- a CDS encoding sodium-translocating pyrophosphatase: MESSTMTILFALGAAVLGIVYAAWLAFWVRGLDSGTPEMRRIQAAIHEGASAYMKRQFKTVGVVAAILFVLLWVAGSWSGHFGLLTACGFLVGGAASGISGYVGMMVAVRANAKTAQAAHKGLNAALVVAFRGGAVTGLLLIGLGLLAVTGFYAVAIRVTDETHAIASLLSLGLGGSLISLFARVGGGIYTKAADVGADLVGKVEAGIPEDDPRNPAVIADNVGDNVGDCAGMAADLFETYAVTTVATMALAHILFPGSENAMLFPLVLGGAAIIMTIIGSWFVRLGSSNNIMTALYKGFVATAVLAAVAFFPVAYYLMDGVGGVGWSNYYLCALIGLAVTISLVVITDYYTAKHYSPVQHIANASISGHATNIIAGLAIGKEATALPVLVIAGAILASYELAGLFGVAVSAEAMLTMAGIVVAIDSFGPITDNAGGIAEMADMGAGVRGVTDPLDAVGNTTKAVTKGYAIGSAGLAAIVLFAEYTRTISAGGAQVIFDLSDPMVLVGLFIGGMLPFYFAALLMKAVGKAAGSIVDEVRRQFREIKGIMDGSARPEYGKCVDIVTSAALQKMIVPSLIPVIAPVLVGVILGQKALGGVLVGSIVTGLFVAIKMTSGGAAWDNAKKFIEEGNHGGKHKPAHQAAVTGDTVGDPYKDTAGPGINPMIKVINLVAVLFGILLYS; encoded by the coding sequence ATGGAAAGCTCTACAATGACTATCCTCTTTGCGCTGGGAGCAGCGGTGCTGGGCATTGTCTACGCGGCCTGGCTCGCGTTCTGGGTAAGGGGGCTCGATAGCGGCACGCCTGAGATGAGGAGGATCCAGGCGGCGATCCATGAAGGCGCAAGCGCCTACATGAAAAGGCAGTTCAAAACAGTAGGGGTGGTTGCGGCCATCCTTTTCGTCCTCCTCTGGGTGGCGGGCTCATGGTCCGGGCATTTCGGGCTCTTGACCGCCTGCGGCTTCCTGGTGGGCGGCGCGGCCTCCGGTATTTCGGGCTATGTCGGCATGATGGTGGCCGTAAGGGCCAACGCCAAGACCGCTCAGGCGGCACACAAGGGGCTTAACGCCGCGCTGGTGGTCGCATTCAGGGGCGGGGCCGTCACGGGGCTCCTTCTCATCGGCCTCGGGCTCCTCGCGGTCACCGGTTTCTACGCCGTGGCTATACGGGTAACCGACGAGACGCACGCCATAGCGTCGCTCCTTTCGCTGGGGCTCGGCGGAAGCCTCATATCGCTCTTCGCCAGGGTAGGGGGCGGCATATACACCAAGGCCGCCGACGTCGGTGCGGACCTCGTGGGCAAGGTCGAGGCCGGCATACCCGAGGACGACCCGAGGAACCCGGCGGTCATAGCCGACAACGTGGGCGACAACGTCGGCGACTGCGCAGGCATGGCCGCGGACCTCTTCGAGACATACGCCGTTACGACCGTCGCGACCATGGCGCTCGCGCACATCCTTTTCCCGGGCTCGGAGAACGCCATGCTCTTCCCGCTCGTGCTCGGCGGCGCGGCGATAATAATGACCATCATCGGGAGCTGGTTCGTTAGGCTCGGCTCCTCCAACAATATAATGACCGCGCTCTACAAGGGGTTCGTGGCAACCGCCGTCCTCGCGGCCGTGGCCTTCTTCCCGGTCGCGTACTATCTCATGGACGGGGTAGGGGGGGTGGGCTGGAGCAACTACTATCTATGCGCCCTTATAGGGCTGGCGGTCACCATATCGCTCGTCGTCATAACCGACTATTACACCGCCAAGCATTACAGCCCGGTCCAGCACATAGCCAACGCGTCCATCTCCGGGCACGCGACCAACATAATCGCGGGGCTCGCCATAGGCAAGGAGGCAACGGCCCTGCCCGTACTCGTTATCGCCGGGGCCATACTGGCGAGCTATGAGCTGGCGGGCCTCTTCGGAGTCGCGGTATCCGCCGAGGCGATGCTGACAATGGCAGGGATCGTCGTGGCCATAGACTCCTTCGGGCCGATAACCGACAACGCCGGCGGCATAGCCGAGATGGCCGACATGGGGGCCGGGGTGCGCGGCGTGACCGACCCGCTGGACGCCGTCGGCAATACGACAAAGGCCGTCACCAAGGGCTACGCCATAGGCTCGGCGGGGCTCGCGGCAATAGTCCTTTTCGCCGAATACACCCGGACCATATCGGCCGGAGGGGCGCAGGTCATCTTCGACCTCTCGGACCCGATGGTCCTCGTGGGCCTCTTCATAGGAGGCATGCTGCCCTTCTATTTCGCCGCCCTCCTCATGAAGGCCGTGGGAAAGGCCGCAGGCTCTATAGTGGACGAGGTAAGGAGGCAGTTCAGGGAGATTAAGGGCATAATGGACGGGAGTGCAAGGCCGGAGTACGGCAAGTGCGTGGACATAGTCACCTCAGCCGCCCTGCAGAAGATGATAGTCCCGTCGCTCATACCCGTTATCGCGCCGGTGCTCGTGGGCGTAATCCTAGGGCAGAAGGCACTCGGGGGCGTGCTCGTCGGAAGCATCGTGACCGGCCTTTTCGTCGCGATAAAGATGACCTCAGGCGGGGCCGCCTGGGACAACGCCAAGAAGTTCATAGAGGAGGGCAACCACGGCGGCAAGCACAAGCCCGCTCACCAGGCCGCGGTCACGGGCGACACCGTCGGCGACCCCTACAAGGACACGGCAGGGCCCGGCATAAACCCGATGATCAAGGTCATAAACCTGGTCGCGGTCCTTTTCGGGATACTCCTGTACTCGTAG
- a CDS encoding DUF1328 domain-containing protein, whose translation MLSWAITFLIIAVIAAVLGFAGVAGTAAWIAKVLFVVFLVLFVVSLIAGRGRPAA comes from the coding sequence ATGCTTTCATGGGCGATAACCTTCCTCATAATAGCCGTAATCGCGGCGGTCCTGGGCTTTGCAGGGGTCGCGGGGACCGCGGCATGGATCGCAAAGGTGCTCTTCGTCGTATTCCTGGTGCTTTTCGTAGTCTCTCTCATCGCTGGCCGGGGCAGGCCGGCGGCATGA
- a CDS encoding AAA family ATPase translates to MNARDFENEIRIHVEARYPILWLVSFEERRVERIVESLCDSMKLNFWSWSVSRGLYGGEKKKREPMGREKILSVIEEKITKGENVSNLFLLKDIASYFNSHEFLRRFRDLPAIIDERHTVNTVFILSPTLGEIPPELEEDIVVLELSLPDYDEIADLVSRTYGHLIPSSWHASTRSILYKSLQGLSLDNIRRVIRKAISLNNGFLNEDCISYIQDEKQQIIKKQKILDYYPHRENIENIGGLSEIKKWFIERENVFRLSRDKITTLGLDIPKGLLLIGVPGSGKSLCCKALAGIWNLPLLRLDVGRLFGSTVGESEKNIRRCIQLAEAVSPCILWIDEIDKAFGGIGGYQGDSGTQMRVFGTFITWLQEKEHPVFVISTANEPRNLPPELWRKGRYDEVFFVDLPSQEEREEIYRIHLERRIQNLSKMDVKELSQNSQGFTGAEIEQAVKDAVVSTFNHLQEEHAGRNMEEVVDGLLALDVTQERLLKSIRHITPLSVLKKEEIEELRAWSHQRARPASKSLFLQRAESLSETEKRNIALHEAGHAVLMKRYFNRTPAFVSIDNYKPYSAFIPVDEAIRTTYTKSDLEKEIGVILGGMVAEDELIGNDSKTVGASHDLIQATGIARKMVIEYGFGEIMRNKSLMVLQDYALTSGGDVLDDIQKILDSAKESTSKVISENKEVIHALVEKLMKEVLINGEGLNRFFRENPVQ, encoded by the coding sequence ATGAACGCCAGGGACTTCGAAAACGAGATACGGATACACGTCGAGGCCAGGTATCCCATACTCTGGCTCGTCTCCTTCGAGGAGAGAAGGGTCGAGAGGATAGTGGAGTCGCTATGCGACTCCATGAAGCTCAATTTCTGGTCATGGTCGGTTTCCAGGGGCCTCTACGGGGGCGAGAAGAAGAAACGGGAGCCAATGGGCCGGGAAAAGATACTCTCGGTCATAGAGGAGAAGATAACGAAGGGCGAGAACGTAAGCAACCTCTTCCTTTTAAAGGACATAGCCTCGTATTTCAACTCCCACGAGTTCCTCCGCAGGTTCAGAGACCTCCCGGCCATAATAGACGAGCGCCACACCGTCAATACCGTCTTCATCCTTTCGCCCACGCTCGGCGAGATACCGCCCGAGCTCGAAGAGGACATAGTGGTCCTGGAGCTCTCGCTCCCGGACTACGACGAGATAGCCGACCTGGTCTCCCGGACTTACGGCCACCTCATCCCGTCGAGCTGGCACGCCTCCACCAGGTCGATACTCTACAAGTCCCTCCAGGGCCTTTCCCTCGACAACATAAGGAGGGTCATAAGGAAGGCCATCAGCCTCAATAACGGCTTCCTCAACGAGGACTGCATATCCTACATACAGGACGAGAAGCAGCAGATAATAAAAAAGCAGAAGATACTCGACTACTATCCCCACAGGGAGAACATAGAGAACATCGGGGGCCTTAGCGAGATAAAGAAGTGGTTCATCGAGAGGGAGAACGTATTCAGGCTTTCGAGGGACAAGATAACGACCCTGGGCCTGGACATCCCCAAGGGCCTCCTTCTCATAGGCGTGCCCGGCTCGGGCAAGAGCCTCTGCTGCAAGGCGCTCGCCGGCATATGGAACCTCCCGCTCCTCCGGCTCGACGTCGGCAGGCTCTTCGGCTCTACGGTGGGCGAGTCGGAAAAGAACATCAGGCGGTGCATACAGCTTGCCGAGGCGGTAAGCCCGTGTATACTCTGGATAGACGAGATTGACAAGGCCTTCGGCGGCATCGGGGGCTATCAGGGCGACTCGGGCACGCAGATGAGGGTCTTCGGAACCTTCATCACCTGGCTGCAGGAGAAAGAGCACCCTGTCTTCGTCATCTCCACCGCCAACGAGCCCAGGAACCTCCCGCCCGAGCTCTGGAGGAAGGGGAGATACGACGAGGTCTTTTTCGTCGACCTCCCGAGCCAGGAGGAGAGGGAGGAGATATACAGGATCCACCTCGAGAGGAGGATACAGAACCTTTCGAAGATGGACGTGAAGGAGCTTTCCCAGAACAGCCAGGGCTTTACCGGCGCGGAGATAGAGCAGGCCGTAAAGGACGCGGTCGTCTCGACCTTCAACCACCTTCAGGAGGAGCACGCGGGAAGGAACATGGAAGAGGTCGTGGACGGGCTTCTCGCTCTCGACGTGACCCAGGAAAGGCTTCTTAAGTCCATACGTCACATAACCCCGCTCTCGGTACTGAAAAAGGAGGAGATAGAGGAGCTCAGGGCATGGAGCCACCAGAGGGCCAGGCCCGCGTCCAAGTCCCTCTTCCTCCAGAGGGCGGAGTCGCTTTCGGAGACCGAGAAGAGGAACATCGCCCTGCACGAGGCCGGGCACGCGGTCCTCATGAAGCGGTACTTCAACCGCACCCCGGCGTTCGTCAGCATAGACAACTACAAGCCCTACTCGGCCTTCATACCGGTCGACGAGGCCATAAGGACGACCTACACCAAGAGCGACCTCGAAAAGGAGATAGGCGTCATACTCGGCGGCATGGTCGCGGAGGACGAGCTCATAGGGAACGACTCGAAGACCGTCGGCGCCTCACACGACCTCATCCAGGCGACCGGCATAGCCCGGAAGATGGTCATAGAATACGGCTTCGGCGAAATAATGAGGAACAAGTCCCTCATGGTCCTCCAGGACTACGCCCTTACCTCGGGCGGGGACGTGCTCGACGACATACAGAAGATCCTCGATTCCGCCAAGGAGTCGACCTCCAAGGTCATCTCCGAGAACAAGGAGGTCATCCATGCGCTCGTCGAGAAGCTCATGAAGGAAGTCCTCATTAACGGCGAAGGGCTCAACCGGTTCTTCAGGGAAAACCCCGTGCAATAA
- a CDS encoding DedA family protein — translation MELLKEFIDIFMHIDKHLGAVIQAYGAWTYLILFLIIFCETGLVVTPLLPGDSLLFAIGTFAAMGYLEVEYVIAGLTVAAILGDSVNYAIGHYLGPKVFSRKDSLIFRKEYLDKTHRFYQKYGARTIVIARFVPIVRTFAPFVAGVGAMSYGRFLFYNVTGAIAWILIFVLAGYYFGSIPLVKENFTMVILAIIVLSIMPGIIEFVRARRQPA, via the coding sequence ATGGAGCTTCTAAAAGAGTTCATAGACATATTCATGCACATAGACAAGCACCTGGGGGCTGTCATACAGGCCTACGGGGCCTGGACCTATCTCATCCTCTTCCTCATAATCTTCTGCGAAACGGGGCTTGTGGTAACGCCGCTACTCCCTGGCGACTCGCTCCTTTTCGCCATCGGCACCTTCGCCGCGATGGGGTATCTGGAAGTGGAGTACGTGATAGCCGGGCTTACCGTAGCGGCGATATTGGGCGACTCGGTAAACTACGCGATCGGGCATTACCTCGGGCCGAAGGTCTTCTCCAGGAAGGACAGCCTGATATTCAGGAAGGAATACCTCGACAAGACGCACAGGTTCTACCAGAAGTACGGCGCAAGGACCATAGTCATAGCCAGGTTCGTCCCAATCGTCCGCACCTTCGCGCCGTTCGTGGCCGGCGTGGGCGCGATGTCCTACGGCAGGTTCCTCTTCTACAACGTTACCGGGGCGATAGCCTGGATACTCATATTCGTGCTCGCTGGCTACTACTTCGGCAGCATACCTCTCGTAAAAGAGAACTTCACCATGGTGATCCTCGCCATAATAGTGCTTTCCATAATGCCCGGCATCATCGAGTTCGTAAGGGCGCGCCGCCAGCCAGCCTGA
- a CDS encoding Hsp70 family protein: MKTSLEAPRQYLSIARGTDDKSAIRSLIVRAGRELPKTPEALDLFASAFELLDRIEDPAEKRLALLDFAKEVPCTPAFSRFYFKAAEAAVIAADALDEKQRRITELLRLANEIPKAPEFTGLRLLAWRLALGLPDRPRFAEPDIERMASELPKASDISFFAGYALLGVARLMPKDGPFLPVYKEAMELAIRAADAIAEPYYRRYACLSIGDELPKDGEFEALRLKAFEGAYRATLAVADPFGREYCLIELFQATPKMRDFFPLIQKIIEDALSFFTVRKWMEDVEVFDVVDYILSAEDNDISDSKKNRFSREKYSKAMSRELLKFGESLNDTRFIETLRPYTHVWIRPQALRDSVKKVVARLESLKSTYHGAEVERPVFVSELHPETGVAVVKQKDLAPRECISIDLGATNTVVMRKKKDEAPDFMHLGSICRQYDSIHIVPTLLSTETNNIGAEASGGNPVSNMKQMLLEGNPRGREHMERFIRILYQHMKKAAVNTGWFSILPRNAAEVVYMTVPVGYQDYSSAVREIASKVMRGARVELIEEPLAAAVGYQVADDRDRLIMVIDFGGSTLNTMVVRLNMDEVHIVAKPERALMLGGHDIDHWLAGHLSAKAGITGASRESLRLAAEEVKIRLSERSEAPFVWDGMEAAKVTRDEFEEVLEKREFYATVDRAIINVIKRAEKVGVRKEAIEAILLTGGSSQIPSFKDKIGDIFPELRAGNLIYDHSPLTAVGMGAAFYGTRDVTDRHLAMAYALRYAPHEKDVTHSFCIVLEKGEQLPLEKAFRLRPARKLGLQREITLELFEIPERLLARRWVVEDGIEYLKQELKETAGEALPGLKPFTLVFDEAVPDEVHVAFCVSGSGEVSLKYGPHGNTVETGLKLQ, encoded by the coding sequence ATGAAGACGAGCCTCGAAGCCCCGAGACAGTATTTGAGCATAGCCAGGGGCACTGACGACAAGTCCGCCATCCGGAGCCTCATCGTGCGCGCCGGCAGGGAGCTTCCGAAGACCCCCGAGGCCCTCGATCTCTTCGCTTCCGCGTTCGAGCTCCTCGACCGGATAGAAGACCCCGCCGAAAAGAGGCTCGCACTCCTCGATTTCGCAAAAGAGGTCCCTTGCACCCCGGCCTTCAGCAGGTTCTATTTCAAGGCCGCCGAAGCTGCCGTTATCGCTGCCGACGCGCTGGACGAGAAGCAGAGGAGGATAACGGAGCTCCTCCGGCTCGCCAACGAGATCCCGAAGGCCCCGGAGTTCACCGGACTCCGCCTCCTCGCGTGGAGGCTCGCCCTGGGACTTCCGGACAGGCCCAGGTTCGCGGAGCCCGACATAGAGAGGATGGCGAGCGAGCTCCCCAAGGCGAGCGACATCTCGTTTTTCGCCGGATATGCCCTCCTGGGCGTTGCGAGATTGATGCCAAAGGACGGGCCGTTCCTCCCTGTTTACAAAGAGGCGATGGAGCTCGCGATACGGGCCGCGGACGCGATAGCCGAGCCGTACTACAGGAGGTACGCCTGTTTGTCCATAGGCGACGAGCTCCCCAAAGACGGGGAGTTCGAGGCGCTCCGCTTGAAGGCCTTTGAGGGCGCGTACAGGGCCACCCTCGCCGTCGCCGACCCGTTCGGACGTGAATACTGCCTTATAGAGCTCTTCCAGGCCACCCCGAAGATGCGCGACTTTTTCCCTCTCATACAGAAGATAATAGAGGACGCGCTCTCCTTCTTCACGGTGCGGAAATGGATGGAGGACGTCGAGGTCTTCGACGTGGTCGATTATATACTGTCGGCCGAGGACAACGATATATCGGACTCCAAGAAGAACAGGTTCTCGCGCGAGAAGTACTCCAAGGCCATGTCGAGGGAGCTCCTTAAATTCGGCGAATCCCTTAACGACACCCGTTTCATAGAGACGCTCAGGCCTTATACGCACGTCTGGATACGCCCCCAGGCGCTCCGCGATTCCGTCAAAAAAGTCGTGGCCCGCCTCGAGTCCCTGAAGTCCACCTACCACGGGGCCGAGGTCGAGAGGCCGGTCTTCGTATCGGAGCTGCACCCTGAAACCGGCGTTGCGGTCGTCAAGCAGAAGGACCTTGCGCCGAGGGAGTGCATCTCCATAGACCTCGGGGCGACCAATACCGTCGTCATGCGGAAAAAGAAGGACGAGGCCCCGGATTTCATGCACCTGGGCTCCATATGCAGGCAGTACGATTCCATCCACATCGTGCCGACGCTCCTTAGCACGGAGACCAACAACATAGGCGCGGAGGCCTCCGGAGGCAACCCGGTCTCAAACATGAAACAGATGCTCCTGGAGGGGAACCCCAGGGGCAGGGAGCACATGGAGAGGTTCATAAGGATACTCTACCAGCACATGAAGAAGGCTGCCGTAAATACCGGCTGGTTCTCGATCCTACCCAGGAACGCAGCCGAGGTCGTCTACATGACCGTGCCGGTCGGCTACCAGGACTACAGCTCCGCGGTCCGCGAGATAGCCTCGAAGGTCATGAGGGGCGCAAGGGTGGAGCTGATCGAGGAGCCGCTCGCCGCTGCCGTGGGCTACCAGGTGGCCGACGACAGGGACAGGCTCATAATGGTCATCGACTTCGGCGGAAGCACGCTCAATACGATGGTCGTAAGGCTCAACATGGACGAGGTCCATATAGTGGCAAAGCCCGAGAGGGCGCTCATGCTGGGCGGCCACGACATCGACCACTGGCTCGCCGGGCACCTCTCGGCAAAGGCCGGCATAACCGGCGCTTCCCGCGAAAGCCTCCGCCTCGCGGCGGAGGAGGTGAAGATTAGGCTCTCCGAGAGGAGCGAGGCGCCGTTCGTATGGGACGGCATGGAGGCAGCCAAGGTCACGAGGGACGAATTCGAGGAGGTCCTCGAAAAAAGGGAGTTCTACGCGACAGTCGACCGCGCCATCATAAACGTCATAAAGAGGGCTGAGAAGGTCGGCGTGAGGAAGGAGGCCATAGAGGCCATACTTCTGACGGGCGGCTCGTCGCAGATACCGTCATTCAAGGACAAGATAGGCGACATTTTCCCTGAGCTCAGGGCAGGAAACCTCATCTACGACCACAGCCCGCTGACGGCGGTCGGCATGGGGGCGGCCTTCTACGGCACAAGGGACGTGACGGACAGGCACCTTGCGATGGCGTACGCCCTACGCTACGCGCCGCACGAGAAGGACGTAACGCACTCCTTCTGCATCGTGCTTGAGAAAGGCGAGCAGCTCCCGCTCGAGAAGGCGTTCAGGCTCAGGCCCGCAAGGAAGCTCGGACTGCAAAGGGAGATAACCCTGGAGCTCTTCGAGATACCCGAGAGGCTCCTTGCGAGGAGATGGGTGGTCGAGGACGGCATAGAGTACCTTAAGCAGGAGCTTAAGGAGACGGCCGGGGAGGCCCTTCCCGGGCTCAAGCCCTTTACGCTTGTTTTCGATGAGGCCGTTCCCGACGAGGTACACGTGGCATTTTGCGTCAGCGGGTCGGGAGAGGTTTCCCTCAAGTACGGCCCGCACGGAAATACCGTGGAAACCGGCCTCAAGCTCCAGTAA